The nucleotide sequence TCCTCTAGAAAGCACGCCGTATGCAGAAAGTGAAATGCCTAACTCACGTAATGTTGGAAGGATTTCAGCTTCGATTCCGCGGCTAAACAGTGAGTACTCGATCTGAAGCCAGCTGATTGGATGAACTCCGTGTGCTTTACGAACCGTTTCTGCATTCGCTTCAGAAAGGCCAATGTGCTTCACATAACCTGCTTTAACCAAATCACTCATCGCGCCGATCGTTTCTTCAATTGGTACGTTTGGGTCGACACGCGCTGGTTGATAAAGGTCGATATAGTCTGTTCCTATACGTTGAAGGGTGTAAGCTAATGCATTTTTAATCGCTTGCGGACGGTTATCCATTCCAATCCAGCCGCCATCTGGAGATCGAAGCACCCCTGTTTTAACCGCAATAAAAGCATTTTCACGTTTTGTTCCTTGGAGAGCTTCACGCAAAAGCAGTTCGTTGTGGCCCACTCCGTAAAAATCACCCGTATCAAAAAGCGTGACGCCTTTCTCAAGTGCTTCATGAATGGTTGCGATGCTTTCCGTTCGATCCGTATTCCCATAAAGATCAGACATTCCCATGCAACCTAATCCGATTGATGAAACCTCAGGACCATTTGTTCCAATTTTTCTTGTTTTCATTATTGTTCCCTCCATATCATGTTGCTTACATCATACCTCACAAAATAACAAATGACAAATATTTATTTTTGTCATTTGTTATTCTTGAGCAAAAAAAAGAAGAGGCTATTAAACCTCTTCTCATCCTCTTTTATGCTTGAACAGCCTGAACACCTTTTGTCGCCATAAACTCTTCAATCTCTTCCACTTCACGTATGATATCTTTTGATAGGTTTTCGAATCCGTCTTCCGTCACTAAGATATCGTCCTCGATACGGATTCCAATCGACTCTTCTTCAATATATAATCCAGGCTCGATCGTAATCACCATTCCTGGCTCTAAGATGCGATCTTTATACGAACCAACGTCATGCGTGTCGAGACCTAGGAAATGGCCGACACCAT is from Fictibacillus sp. b24 and encodes:
- a CDS encoding aldo/keto reductase, giving the protein MKTRKIGTNGPEVSSIGLGCMGMSDLYGNTDRTESIATIHEALEKGVTLFDTGDFYGVGHNELLLREALQGTKRENAFIAVKTGVLRSPDGGWIGMDNRPQAIKNALAYTLQRIGTDYIDLYQPARVDPNVPIEETIGAMSDLVKAGYVKHIGLSEANAETVRKAHGVHPISWLQIEYSLFSRGIEAEILPTLRELGISLSAYGVLSRGLLSGKWTKERQGQIDFRSFAPRFMGENLDQNLALVEALRQIAEEKQATVAEIAISWVLSQGEDVIPLIGARKRTHLADAFGALNLVLSTSDLEKIEAAVPADKVAGTRYAKEQMAMLGVE